The genomic stretch TGAGCGCGGTGAACTCGGGAAGCTGGGAAGTGTCAGAGAGATGGAGCAATGGCTGCAGGCCTTCTATAGCAGCCTTCTGAGTTTGCTTAAGGAGAGACATGCGTTGGGACCGTATTCCAGGCATGTATCGCAAGCGATAGTATTTATTTTGGAAAAGTATTCGGGCAGCGCTACGCTGGAGCTGGCGGCAGGCGCCATCGGTCTGAATCCATCGTATTTAAGCAGAATATTCAAAGAAGAGACGCAGTCGACGTTCTCGGAATATTTGAACCGGGTCCGAATCGATACAGCACGAAAGCTGCTAGAGAGCGGTCAATACTCGATCAAGCAAATCAGCAGTCAAGCGGGCTTTTCTTCCTATAACTATTTCTTCAGAGTGTTCAAGGAAATGACGGGCGTGACGCCCCAAGCCTATTTGAATGGATTGGGAAGCGGGGGAGTGGTAGCGAAGTTGTAAAATATGTGGAGTAAATAGTCATATTATTATAACTCCATGGCGAAATGGTTGAATTATAATGAGTGAACACCGGCGGTAAACGTTTACAAAACTCGGTGAATAGAACATTGGAGGTCACAGATTCATGCGTAGACACTGGGGAAGAAACGCGCTTACTACGATGATTGTTTCTGGTCTAATTCTGGCCGGCTGCAGCAACGATGGAAGCTCTAAGACAGAGAATAACCCTTCATCTGAAAGCGCTATTAAAGCGGAGGGATTCCCAATCGTGGACCAACCGCTAAAGCTGAAAATGTTTACTCGCATCGCGCCTGTTAACGGGCCGTTCAAGGATATGCCGGTTTTCCAAGATTATGAGAAATTAAGCAACATTCAGGTTGAATTTACTGAGGCCCCTACAGACGGCTTCGCAGAGAAAAAGAATCTGCTATTCGCATCCAACGAGCTGCCTGATGCGTTGTACCGCTCAGGCCTATCGCAGCTGGAAACGATCCGATACGGTTCCGCAGGCCAACTGATTCCGCTCGAGGAATTAATCGAGCAATATGCACCTAATCTAGCAATCTTAATGGAGCAATACCCTGAAATCCGCTCCGCTATCACGACTCCAGAAGGACATATTTATGCGATTCCTGGCATTGTTACGACAGGCTCGGCACGTACGGATAAACGATGGATCAACAAGGCGTGGTTAGAGAAGCTGAACCTGGAAGAGCCGAAGACGACGGAGGAGCTTTATCAAGTGCTGCTTGCCTTCCGCGATGGTGATCCGAACGGCAACGGGAAAGCGGATGAAGTTCCGATGACCGCGCGGATAGGGTTGCCTATCGTACAATTTATGAGCGGATCGTTCGGTCTGGATTTGCAACTGGGCTATAACATTAACATCGAAGATGATAAGGTGCATATTTGGAGCGGCGATGAGCGATACAAAGAGCTGCTGATGTACTTGAACAAGCTTTATAAAGAGAAGCTTCTGGACCAAGAAATATTCTCACATACAGAAGCGCAATATCTTGCTAAGCAAGGATCGGGCAATACAGGACTATTCTTCGACCAAACGAACAACAATTTCTTGCCGATCGCCGATCAGTATGAAGGCACCGCACCTCCAGCTGGCCCGCATGGGGACCAGATGCAAAGCCCGGCTGCACCGGTTCCACGGGATTATGGAGCATTCGCCATCACTTCGGTGAACGAAAATCCGGAAGCGACGATGCGGTGGATCGATTATTTCTACAGCGATGAGGGCTCCACCCTGCTGCGCTTTGGCAGAGAGGGCGAGCATTACGAGCTGAAGGACGGCATGCCGTATTACAAAGAGGATTTTCTGACAGTAACAGGCGCACAGGGGAGAATGACACCGTACGCGGGCGGCGGCGCGCCTCACTTGATCAGCGACAAGGTAGCATCTTTCATTAATCCGCCGCAAGTTCAAGAGGCGTACGCGAAGCTGGAGCCGTACATGCCGAAGATCCGCTATGCTGCTCCGATGTTCGATGAAGAGACCGCCCAAAAGGTTAACATTCTGCGCAACGACATCGACAAATATATCGACGAGCAAAGCACGAAGTTTATCGTCGGAGCGCTCAGCTTCGATAAATGGGATGCATTCCTGGCTACTTTGAAAAAAATGAATATCGATGAGCTGGAGAAGATCTATCAAGAAGCGTATGACAAGATGGAGAAATAATTCCGACACAGCATAGATAAGGAGTGAATGCTCATGAAGAGCGCGCAAGAAGGTGCAGCCGCTCTGTCCCATATCCAGCCGAAGCGCGGCTCCAGCCTGCTCAGGAATATAGCCAAGCGGTATGATCTGTACCTCATGCTGCTTCTGCCAATTGCCTGGTACTTGATCTTTCACTACGGTCCGCTCTACGGGCTACAAATTGCATTCAAAAATTTCAACCCGGCCAAAGGCATTATCGGCAGTCCTTGGGAAGGCTTCGGGCATTTCGAACGGTTTTTCAACTCGTATTACTTCTGGAGGCTGCTATGGAACACGGTGTCCATCAACTTGTTCTCGCTGCTCATCGCATTCCCGGTTCCGATTATGCTGGCGCTGCTTGTTAACGAGATTCGAAGCAAAA from Paenibacillus sp. FSL H8-0548 encodes the following:
- a CDS encoding extracellular solute-binding protein yields the protein MRRHWGRNALTTMIVSGLILAGCSNDGSSKTENNPSSESAIKAEGFPIVDQPLKLKMFTRIAPVNGPFKDMPVFQDYEKLSNIQVEFTEAPTDGFAEKKNLLFASNELPDALYRSGLSQLETIRYGSAGQLIPLEELIEQYAPNLAILMEQYPEIRSAITTPEGHIYAIPGIVTTGSARTDKRWINKAWLEKLNLEEPKTTEELYQVLLAFRDGDPNGNGKADEVPMTARIGLPIVQFMSGSFGLDLQLGYNINIEDDKVHIWSGDERYKELLMYLNKLYKEKLLDQEIFSHTEAQYLAKQGSGNTGLFFDQTNNNFLPIADQYEGTAPPAGPHGDQMQSPAAPVPRDYGAFAITSVNENPEATMRWIDYFYSDEGSTLLRFGREGEHYELKDGMPYYKEDFLTVTGAQGRMTPYAGGGAPHLISDKVASFINPPQVQEAYAKLEPYMPKIRYAAPMFDEETAQKVNILRNDIDKYIDEQSTKFIVGALSFDKWDAFLATLKKMNIDELEKIYQEAYDKMEK